A window of Streptomyces sp. NBC_01224 genomic DNA:
GCGCCTCGCTCGTCGGCGGCAAGCCGCAGGTCTACACCTGGCGGCCGCCGTCCGGCCAGTCCGCAGGCCCGACCCCGGGTGCCACCGCCCAGATCACCCGTGACGGCACCACCACCCACTACACGGTGACGGTGCCGTGGGCCTCGCTCGGCCTCGCCGGCAAGCCGACCGCATCCATCGGACTCGGTGTCGTGGTCAACGACATCGACAACGACGGGCGGGCGCGCGGCTGGTCCGAATGGGGCGCGGCCATCGCCAACAACTCCAAGAGCGCCGCCGGCCTGCGGGCCGTCCAACTGACCGACTGACCCATCCGATGAACTGGCGGGGCCGGGCGCACCTGACAGCACCCGGCCCCGCCGCTCCACGCAACACCGTGAGGAGCCCCGAACCATGGCCCTGTTCGACCTGCCGCTCCACGAACTGCGCGACTACCGGCCGCGGATCGATGAACCGGACGACTTCGACGCCTTCTGGTCGAAGACCCTGGCAGAGACCCGCGCCCACGACCCCGCGGTCTCCTTCGAACCCGTCGAGACCGGGCTGACCGGACTGCGCACCTGGGACACCACGTTCGCGGGCTTCGGCGGCCATCCGGTCAAGGGCTGGTTCAGCGCCCCCGCACGCGCCGAGGGCCCGCTCCCGCTCATCGTGCAGTTCCACGGCTACAACGGCGGCCGCAGTCTCCCGCACTGCTGGGGCATGTGGCCGCTGGCCGGCTTCGCCCACTTCATCATGGACGTACGCGGCCAGGGCAGCGGCGGCAACGTCGGCGACACCCCCGACCCGGTCGGCTCCGGACCCTCCCACGCCGGCTTCATGACTCGCGGCATCGAGGACCCGGAGCGCTACTACTACCGCAGGGTCTACGCCGATGCCGTACGCGCCGTGGAAGCGGCCCGCTCCCATCCGCTCGCCGACCCCGCACGCACGGTCGCACTCGGCGGCAGCCAGGGCGGCGGCATCACCCTCGCGGTCGGCGGACTCGTTCCCGACCTGGCGGCGATCGCCGCCGATGTGCCATTCCTCTGCCACTTCGGACGGGCCGTCACCCTTACCGACGCCAACCCCTACTCGGAGATAGCCCGCTATCTCAAGATGCACCGCGGCAAGGAGGAGACCGTCCTGCGCACCCTTTCGTACTTCGACGGGGTGTCGTTCGCCGCCCGGGGCAGCGCCCCCGCGCTCTTCTCCGTCGCCCTGATGGACCAGACCTGCCCGCCGTCCACGGTCTTCGCCGCCCACAACGCATACCGCGGCGAGAAAGAGATCGAGGTCTACCCGTTCAACGGGCATGAAGGCGGGGCCATGTTCCAGGAGGCCGCTCAGCTCCGCTGGGTACCGAAGGCGCTGGAGAGCGCCGTCTGAGCGTTGCCGGGGTCCGGCCGCGTGGTGTGGATCACGGACAGCGTGTGGACAGCACCTATAAGGTCCATCGGGGCACGTCAAAGCCCCGATGACGCGGCAAGGACAAGGGCGGACAGTGCGGCAGAGAGCCTATGCGCAGGCGATGCGTGTCATCGCCTGCGCGCTGATGGTGTGGCAGGTCTGGATGATGTGGTACATCTCCAGCTACGAGGCGTCAGGCGTGCGATGGGCCTGCGACGCGACCGGGGGCTGCGCCAGCGACCAGTTCGCGTCCATGTCCCCGATGCTCGGAATGGTCTGTGCCGTCGCCCTCGGTCTGCTCTCCGCCCGGTACCTGCACCGCGCGGCACCGGGCGCGATGGTCACACTCTCCGCCGTCGCAGCCGCAGCCGGCTGGTACGACGCGGTGGCGGACGGCCAGGTCGAGTACAGCACCGTCACCAGCTTCCACATCTTCCTTCCGCTCGGCCATTTCTCCGTCTCCCAGTGGCTCACCTTCCTGTGGTCCGCCGCGGGCGTGGGCTGCCTCGTCGCCTGGTGGGGTGCGGCAGTGAGCCTGCGGCGCACCGCGGGACTGCGCAGGCTGTCCCGCCGCTACACCACGGCCGACGCCGTGCTGGAGGGCTGGCGGCCGGTGGGCCGCAAGTACGGTGAGATCACTGTGGTGTTCGACGACAAGGCCGGGGTGCGCCACGAGGTCCCGGCCGTCGTTGAACGCAGCGCCCTGCGACGAGACGTCCTCGCCGTGTACGACGCCGACCGCCCCGGCGACCCCGCTCTCACCCGCGTCGCGGTTCCCCACCGAAAGCTGCTGCGCCTCTCATGAACCGATCGATATCGTCCCTGCGCAGGCTCTTCTCCTCGCTCAGGCTGGTGGCCGCCCTCTGTATCGGACTCTCCTTCGCCGCGCTGGCCCAGGGCGCCATGGACGGCCCCCGCTGGCTGCTGCTGACCGGCATCCCCGCGACGGCCCTGGTCCTGACGATTCTCGGTGATGTGGCCGAGCCGTTGCGGACGAACATCGCGATGTCGGGGCTGCGCTCCGGCGGGCCGCGGGCCTTCGCGCCCGCCGTGGTCAACGGGGTGAAGACCGTCGGCAAGAAGACCGGCCGGCCGGTCCTCGACGGGCGGTCGGTGGAGTCCGTGTTCGCCTTCGACCTGACCGTGATGCCCGACGAGCTCCCCGCCTACCGGGTCCAGGTCATTCACCCCCTCGACCTGCAGGGCCTGCTGCACCGGTCCAGGGCGGTCGTCGAGTACGACCCCGAGCAGCCCTGGCGGGTCGTCATCCCCAACAACCCGCCGCGCGAATGGCTGGCCCGCGCGAACAGCGTCTCCCCGCCGGCCGAGGTCAGGGAGCGTGTCGGCGGGTTCCCGGCCGGTTTCTGGACGCTGGTGATGGGCGTGGCCCTCGCGGCCGTGCTGCTGGTGCTGGTGCGGCTGCTCGGCTGACCCGCGCCCGGTTCAGCCGTTGCGCGGATACTTCTTGAGCACCTTGCCGTTGATGTCGGCCCGCAGATAGGCGCCGCCGTACTCGTCCGAGACATAGACACTGAGGGTCGGCTGGTGGTCGTCGAACGGGGAGGCCGGATCGATGTCCACGTAGTGGCTGGTGGGTTCGGTGACGCCGAGCTCCTTGTCCGCCCGGCGTATCAGCCCCGGGAGGGCGTCCCAGTCGAACTTTTCCAGGTCCACGGACTTGGCACCCGGCATGAGGGTGCCACCCGCCCGTTCGCGGGTGGCCTCGCCGTCCCGGTACGCGTAGACGTCGTACAGACCCTTCTTGTTCTTGACCGGGGCCTCGATGCGCGCGTGTTCCTCGTACAGTGAGAACGAGGTGACCCGACTGCCGCCCATCACCGGCTTGAGCGCGGCGATGACGGACCGTGCCCCGGCCGGTGTCAGCAGATCCTTGGTCTCCGCCTCCTTCGCCTTCTCCGTCGCGGTGCTTGACGGGCTGCTGGAGGTGCGGTCCGAAACGGACGGCGTGCTGCCGGAAGCGTTCGTGTCCGGGGCGGGCAGCAGCGACCACACCAGGACACCGGTCAGGGCGGTCCCCGCGAGGGCGGTGGTTATCGCGATGGCGCGGCCCCGCCGGACCCGGCGGCGGATCTCGTGCGTCCCCAGCGTCGCGGGCTCCGGACGGGCGGGCGCGGCGACGGGGTGACGACCGGCCTCGGGCGCCCCGGCCGGTCGACGGACGGGGGCCGTGGGCAGGACCGCGGTCCGGCCGGCGGGCTCGTGGCCGGGCGGCACCGCATCCTGCCGCGTGTCCGGCTCGGGGTGCTGCGGCACCGCATCGCGCGGAGCCGCGGGGCTCTGCCGAGGCGCCCCGACCGGCTCACTCGACGGGGCGCCCACCGACGCCAGCATCCGGTCCAGTTCCCCGGCCCCGGGCCGCGCGGCGGTGTCCCGGGTCAGCAGCGCGTTCAGTACGGGAGTCAGCGGACCGGCCTGCCGGGGCGGCGGTATCTCCTCGTCCAGCACGGCCGCCAGCGTCGCCAGCGTGGTGGCCTTGCGCAGCGGATGCCGGCCCTCCACGGCGACGTACAGCATCATGCCGAGCGACCACAGGTCCGACGAGGGGTCGCCCTCCTCGCCGCGAATCCGCTCGGGCGCCATGTAGTCGGGGGAGCCGATGATGGAGCCGGTCGCCGTCAGGCTCGTGGACTCACGGATCGCGGCGATACCGAAGTCCGTGAGCACCGGACTGCCGTCGGCCCGCAGCAGTACGTTGGCCGGTTTCACGTCGCGGTGATGGATACCGGCGGCGTGGGCGGCGCGCAGCGCGGACAGCACCCCGCGGCCGAGCTCGGCAGCCTCGACGGGGGTGAGGGTGCCCTCGGCGAGGCGTTCCGCGAGCGAGGCGCCGGGCACCAGCTCCATCACGATCCATGGGTACGCGTGCTCGCCGCCGTCCACGATGTGGTGGACCGTGACGACGCCCGGGTGGTCGAGCCGGGCCAGCGCACGGGCCTCGCGCAGCACCCGCGCCCGCAGCAGCCGGGCCGCCTCCGGATCGTTCTCGGCGAGCGCGGGGTCCGGGGGCCGTACTTCCTTGAGCGCCACATCGCGGTGCAGGGCCAGGTCATGGGCCCTCCACACCATGCCCATACCGCCGCTGCCGAGCCGGTTCACGAGCTCGAAACGGTCGTCGATCACTCGGCGCACAGGCCCCCCAGCGTTCATGGAAAAATAGGGTACGGGGCGGGTTCGCAGCGCTGCTCACCCACCCCGTACGCCTCACGCGTCTTCGCTCGGCGTGAGCCGCAGTGTCACGATCTGGAACGGCCGCAGCCGCAGCCGCACGAAATCGCCCGCCACCTCGGCGGACTCCTCGGCGAGCGGACGCTCCAGCAGGTCCGTGACGCTCGCCCCGGCCAGCGCGAACCCCGCTGTCAGACGTGCCGAGACCCGTCCGCCGTGGGCCTCGTGGAGCCGGACCACCACATCCCCGCTGCCGTCGTCGGCGAGCTTCACCGTGGTCACGACCACGGCGTCCTCGTCGACCGTGACCAGCGGGGCCACCGCGGCACTCCCCGGCACCCGGCGCTCGGGGAGGCTGAACTGCCATCCCTCACGCACCGCGTCACCGATCGTCGCCCCCGGCAGCAGCGCGTACCGCAGCCGGTGCACGCCCTGGTCGGTCGCCGGGTCGGGATAGCGGGGCGCTCG
This region includes:
- a CDS encoding serine/threonine-protein kinase; protein product: MNAGGPVRRVIDDRFELVNRLGSGGMGMVWRAHDLALHRDVALKEVRPPDPALAENDPEAARLLRARVLREARALARLDHPGVVTVHHIVDGGEHAYPWIVMELVPGASLAERLAEGTLTPVEAAELGRGVLSALRAAHAAGIHHRDVKPANVLLRADGSPVLTDFGIAAIRESTSLTATGSIIGSPDYMAPERIRGEEGDPSSDLWSLGMMLYVAVEGRHPLRKATTLATLAAVLDEEIPPPRQAGPLTPVLNALLTRDTAARPGAGELDRMLASVGAPSSEPVGAPRQSPAAPRDAVPQHPEPDTRQDAVPPGHEPAGRTAVLPTAPVRRPAGAPEAGRHPVAAPARPEPATLGTHEIRRRVRRGRAIAITTALAGTALTGVLVWSLLPAPDTNASGSTPSVSDRTSSSPSSTATEKAKEAETKDLLTPAGARSVIAALKPVMGGSRVTSFSLYEEHARIEAPVKNKKGLYDVYAYRDGEATRERAGGTLMPGAKSVDLEKFDWDALPGLIRRADKELGVTEPTSHYVDIDPASPFDDHQPTLSVYVSDEYGGAYLRADINGKVLKKYPRNG
- a CDS encoding acetylxylan esterase, which codes for MALFDLPLHELRDYRPRIDEPDDFDAFWSKTLAETRAHDPAVSFEPVETGLTGLRTWDTTFAGFGGHPVKGWFSAPARAEGPLPLIVQFHGYNGGRSLPHCWGMWPLAGFAHFIMDVRGQGSGGNVGDTPDPVGSGPSHAGFMTRGIEDPERYYYRRVYADAVRAVEAARSHPLADPARTVALGGSQGGGITLAVGGLVPDLAAIAADVPFLCHFGRAVTLTDANPYSEIARYLKMHRGKEETVLRTLSYFDGVSFAARGSAPALFSVALMDQTCPPSTVFAAHNAYRGEKEIEVYPFNGHEGGAMFQEAAQLRWVPKALESAV